The following are from one region of the Sorghum bicolor cultivar BTx623 chromosome 2, Sorghum_bicolor_NCBIv3, whole genome shotgun sequence genome:
- the LOC8073140 gene encoding uncharacterized protein At5g39865: MEDCGGVTAGSGKKPFQLTRSLTYHHHQGHRPAASAARWRRQQLADEPRAQRPQAVVLYTTSLRGVRRTFADCTAVRAILRGFRVAVDERDVSMDAALRRELQALLAARARAFALPQLFIGGRLVGGADEVRQLNETGQLRRLLDGAAGQDPAFVCDACGGVRFVPCTGCGGGRKVFVEEEDRVVRCGECNENGLVRCANCCS; this comes from the coding sequence ATGGAGGATTGCGGCGGCGTCACGGCTGGAAGCGGCAAGAAGCCGTTCCAGCTGACGCGGTCGCTGAcgtaccaccaccaccaggggcaccggccggcggcgtcggcggccaGGTGGCGGAGGCAGCAGCTCGCGGACGAGCCGCGCGCGCAGCGGCCGCAGGCGGTGGTGCTGTACACGACGTCGCTGCGCGGGGTGCGGCGCACGTTCGCGGACTGCACCGCGGTGCGCGCCATCCTGCGCGGCTTCCGCGTCGCCGTGGACGAGAGGGACGTGTCCATGGACGCCGCGCTCCGCCGGGAGCTCCAGGCGCTGCTCGCCGCGCGGGCCCGCGCCTTCGCGCTCCCGCAGCTGTTCATCGGCGGCCGCCTCGTCGGCGGCGCGGACGAGGTGCGGCAGCTCAACGAGACCGGCCAGCTCCGGCGCCTCCTCGACGGCGCGGCCGGGCAGGACCCGGCCTTCGTCTGCGACGCCTGCGGCGGCGTCCGGTTCGTCCCCTGcaccggctgcggcggcggccgcaAGGTGTTCGTCGAGGAGGAGGACCGCGTCGTCCGCTGCGGCGAGTGCAACGAGAACGGATTGGTACGCTGCGCTAACTGCTGTTCTTGA